The following coding sequences are from one Gossypium raimondii isolate GPD5lz chromosome 4, ASM2569854v1, whole genome shotgun sequence window:
- the LOC105779701 gene encoding E3 ubiquitin-protein ligase At3g02290, translating into MGTFCCCSCGDDCEEYAYPSNSIYRHCICLRFFFYQLFTGYGALFHRLDGRPASQIQGASLSSTTTVTAISDNSAIETHVTMSRPVPYDAEQRYSRLQRDGLVSRRDKSVTHFQEETQPLRRNISSSDGESLGIGRKWNGVELEDDSKIVHLELSERSLAPKVAQGPNYIQPSAEEEDVCPTCLDEYTPENPKITARCSHHFHLGCIYEWLERSESCPICGKEMEFCESP; encoded by the exons ATGGGTACTTTTTGCTGCTGCTCATGTGGTGATGACTGTGAAGAATATGCTTATCCTAGCAATTCAATATATAGGCACTGCATCTGCCTAAGGTTCTTCTTCTATCAGCTATTCACTGGG TATGGTGCTCTGTTTCACAGATTGGATGGGCGACCTGCATCCCAGATCCAAGGAGCTTCTCTGTCATCAACAACAACTGTTACTGCAATATCAGATAATTCAGCCATTGAAACTCATGTTACAATGTCCAGACCGGTCCCTTACGATGCTGAGCAAAGGTACTCTCGTTTGCAGCGTGATGGCTTGGTCTCTAGGCGTGATAAGTCTGTGACTCATTTTCAAGAAGAAACTCAACCACTAAGAAGAAATATAAGCAGTTCTGATGGAGAATCATTGGGTATTGGGAGGAAATGGAATGGAGTCGAGTTGGAAGACGACTCTAAGATTGTCCATCTTGAGTTATCAGAGAGGAGTTTGGCACCAAAAGTTGCACAAGGACCTAACTATATACAGCCTTCAGCAGAGGAAGAAGATGTCTGCCCTACTTGTCTTGATG AATATACACCGGAAAATCCTAAAATCACAGCTCGCTGCTCACACCATTTTCATCTTGGTTGTATTTACGAATGGTTGGAAAGGAGTGAAAGTTGTCCAATATGTGGCAAG GAGATGGAATTTTGTGAAAGCCCCTAA